The Laspinema palackyanum D2c region GTAACGACTTTAGTCGTTTCTTCCTTTAAAGTCATGACTAAGAACCCGGAAACGACGGAAGTTGTTACTACAAACAGGAAAAAAAGGTTTTTTTGTTCGTAGTAACGACTTTAGTCGTTTCTTCCTTTAAAGTCATGACTAAGAACCCGGAAACGACGGAAGTTGTTACTACAAACAGGAAAAAAAGGTTTCTTTGTTCGTAGTAACGACTTTAGTCGTTTCTTCCTTTAAAGTCATGACTAAGAACCCGGAAACGACGGAAGTTGTTACTACAAACAGGAAAAAAAGGTTTCTTTGTTCGTCGTAACGACTTTAGTCGTTTCTTTACCCCAAATAATCGGGCATCCAGGAGTCTTAATCCTAGGGAAAACTATCCCAATACATTAGGAAGCAGACTAACATCGGCTGCTGGACATAAATCGGCTAACTCACACCGATCGCAAGCGGGTTTTTTTGCAGTACAAACCGCTCGTCCATGATAAATCAACCGAATCGACCAATTTTCCCAATCTTCTTGGGGAAGTAGGCGAATTAAATCCCGTTCTATCTTCACCGGGTCCGTATTTTCCGTCAATCCTAACCGATTGGATAACCGCTTCACATGGGTATCCACCGTTACGCCTTGATTAATTCCATAGGCATTTGCCAGGACAACATTGGCCGTTTTTCGGGCAACTCCAGGCAACTCCACCAGCAATTCCATCCGTTTTGGCACTTGATGATTGTGCTTTTCTACGATCGCCCGACAAGCGCCTTGAATATTTTTCGCCTTATTCCGATAAAACCCTGTAGAACGAATTAACTGTTCCAACTCCTCAATATCCGCATGGGCGATCGCCTGTGCATCCGGAAACCGTCGAAACAACTCCGGAGTCACCTGATTTACCCGCTCATCTGTACATTGTGCCGATAAAATCGTCGCCACCAATAACTGCACCGGCGTCTCATAATTTAGCGTACAGTCCGCCTCCGGATACAATCGCTTCAGGCGAATTAAAATCTCGATCGCCCGCTGCTTCGTCGCCGCCCACTTCCGAGTAATATTCATAGTAAAAAATTTCCGAACTAATGAAGGATGAACCGCTTGCAATAGCGTCATCCTTCATTACCTTTATTGAAATAACTGTTGGACCCAACCTAAATTGGCCGTATCCCGAACAATCAGGAAAATACCCAACCCCAACAGCAACATTAACCCGGTTTGCATCACCCCATCTTGAATATGAGTCGGCAACGGTTTACCGCGCAATCCTTCAATTAACAAAAATGCCAACTGACCGCCATCGAGGGCCGGAAGCGGCAAAATGTTAATAATCGCTAGGTTAACGCTAATTAAAGCCGCAAATCTGAACAGATTTCCCGCATCAGACTTGGCAATATTCGCCCCGATCGCCACGATTGCCACCGGACCCGACACTTGATCCGCCGTTTCTCGGAAATTGCGAATTAACTGTCCAAATCCTTGCACCGTTAAAACCGTAATCCGTTGAAACTCCACGGCACCTTCCCCAAACGCTGCGGGGATACTCTCGGCGCGGTGACGAATCAGGGTGCCGTGAGGAGCCAATTGCACGCCAATAATCCCTTTCCCGCTTTCATCGCGTTCCGGGGAAATCGGCACTCTAAAGGTTTCATCCTGCCGCTGCACCTGGAGTTCCAGAACTTGCTCAGGATGGGTTTGGATAATCTCCATCAGGGAGCGAACCGCTTGTGCAGAAGCGTCTAATTCCTCTCCACCGGCTTGCAATATAATATCTTCGGCCTGAATCCCCGCCCGATGCGCGGCAGTCTCCTCCGACATCACTTGGGCGATTTTTACCCCCGGTTGATAGTCAAAGTCTTGCACCCCCACCGTTGCCACCTGTCCGACTAATAGCAGATAGGCAAAGATCAGGTTAGCGATGACTCCGGCACTAATCACGATCGCCCGGTCCAGGATCGGGCGATTGCGGAGCAAATTCGGGTCATCAGGCGGAATTTCGCTCTCGGGATCATCATCAGGAAAACCGACATAGCCTCCCAAGGGAATCCCGCGTATGGCATATTCGGTTTCTGGGCCTTGGTATTTCCATAAAATTGGCCCAAATCCGATTGAGAAACGATTAACGTGAATGCCCTGTAATCGGGCCGCCATGAAGTGTCCCAGTTCGTGGACGAAAATAAGCATCGCCAGAACCGCGATCGCTGCCAATACTGACATTACAAACCCCAGTTAAACTCTGTTACTATCACAGACTGGCTCAATGAACCCGTCTTCACTCATTGTTCGGACTTACGCAGTCCCTCAGTCCGACTGGAGATTATGCGTAAATCCTGACTTATTGTTATTTTAGGCTGACCCGTCGGTTTCTGCCGATCGCCCCTGATGCCCGAGGCTCCAATGTCTCTAGTTGAGGATGGGGTGGATAGGGTGGATAGGCAAGTTTGTAGTAACGACTTCAGTCGTTTCATCCCCATCACTTGAGGATGGGGAAAATGGGGTGAATAGGGTCCATGTTCGTAGTAACGACTTCAGTCGTTTCCGCGTTATTTGGCATCTGCCAAGTCACGCCCTCAAGGGAGGCGATCGCGCCAGTCCCCAAACAGGTGCTTAATCCGCTCATAGTGGGTGTCATGGCGATCGCCATGACCCGAGAGGAACGACTGAAGTCGTTACTACGAACAAACTCCCCATCTGCTTTTACAAGACGGTTTTACCTCCGAGATACGGTTGCAGCACTTCGGGAATCCGAATTGTGCCATCTGGATCCTGATAGTTTTCTAAAATTGCGGCCATTGTTCGCCCTACGGCCAAACCGGATCCATTGAGGGTATGAACAAATTGAGTACCCTTTTTCCCCGCTTCTTTAAATCGAATGGAGGCGCGTCTAGCTTGGAAATCTCCACAATTAGAACAGCTAGAAATCTCCCGATACTTGCCGGAAGAGGGTAACCAGACTTCTAAGTCGTAGCACTTTTGCGCCCCAAAGCCAATGTCTCCGGTGCAGAGTTCCAATACCCGGTACGGCAGTTGCAAGGCTTGGAGAATGGCTTCGGCATCCTGCACTAGGGCTTGATGTTCATCCTCGGAGGTCTCTGGGGCCACAATTTTGACCAGTTCAACTTTATTAAATTGATGGAGTCGAATCAATCCTCGGGTATCTTTGCCATAAGCCCCCGCTTCCCTGCGAAAACAAGGGGTATAGGCACAGTGATAAATCGGTAAATTCTCCGGTGCGAGAATATCATCACGATAGAGATTGGTTACCGGCACTTCGGCGGTGGGGGCCAGCCAGAGGTCATCCTCGCTACATTGAAAGCTCTCTTCGGAAAATTTCGGCAGTTGGCCGGTCCCACGCAGGGAGGTGCTATTGATTAAAACTGGCGGCATGACTTCTACATAA contains the following coding sequences:
- the serS gene encoding serine--tRNA ligase, whose translation is MLDIKQIRENPETIQERLNRRGEGYDLQPILDLDRTGRELETQRSLLQARSNEIGKLIGQQMKSGSNPDDPAIQTLKEEGNQLKAQLSELEPRERELKAELDNLLLNLPNLPSDSTPVGKSETENVEVRRWGDEYLPKHDQIRPHWEIGEQMGIIDFERGVKIAQSRFISLIGAGAALERALISFMLDRHIRHGYVEVMPPVLINSTSLRGTGQLPKFSEESFQCSEDDLWLAPTAEVPVTNLYRDDILAPENLPIYHCAYTPCFRREAGAYGKDTRGLIRLHQFNKVELVKIVAPETSEDEHQALVQDAEAILQALQLPYRVLELCTGDIGFGAQKCYDLEVWLPSSGKYREISSCSNCGDFQARRASIRFKEAGKKGTQFVHTLNGSGLAVGRTMAAILENYQDPDGTIRIPEVLQPYLGGKTVL
- the rseP gene encoding RIP metalloprotease RseP → MSVLAAIAVLAMLIFVHELGHFMAARLQGIHVNRFSIGFGPILWKYQGPETEYAIRGIPLGGYVGFPDDDPESEIPPDDPNLLRNRPILDRAIVISAGVIANLIFAYLLLVGQVATVGVQDFDYQPGVKIAQVMSEETAAHRAGIQAEDIILQAGGEELDASAQAVRSLMEIIQTHPEQVLELQVQRQDETFRVPISPERDESGKGIIGVQLAPHGTLIRHRAESIPAAFGEGAVEFQRITVLTVQGFGQLIRNFRETADQVSGPVAIVAIGANIAKSDAGNLFRFAALISVNLAIINILPLPALDGGQLAFLLIEGLRGKPLPTHIQDGVMQTGLMLLLGLGIFLIVRDTANLGWVQQLFQ
- the nth gene encoding endonuclease III, producing MNITRKWAATKQRAIEILIRLKRLYPEADCTLNYETPVQLLVATILSAQCTDERVNQVTPELFRRFPDAQAIAHADIEELEQLIRSTGFYRNKAKNIQGACRAIVEKHNHQVPKRMELLVELPGVARKTANVVLANAYGINQGVTVDTHVKRLSNRLGLTENTDPVKIERDLIRLLPQEDWENWSIRLIYHGRAVCTAKKPACDRCELADLCPAADVSLLPNVLG